The following are encoded in a window of Acropora muricata isolate sample 2 chromosome 6, ASM3666990v1, whole genome shotgun sequence genomic DNA:
- the LOC136919094 gene encoding uncharacterized protein isoform X1 produces MRLHVSFVGLMITLTAGAVVSKQSASNSSHHSCECLGRVRRIEVNDTDYPAVSCDEVCFEEYRNECHSKEKTDARLIITKLNVTFFDKDNGSSWYALVHWNPLEFSEPWIGYCFNYNAGLDYTNGLKTDFFSKDTRSANITSQQWWKDIAVSVAVFGLSMSEKNTEVITMNVHRRPTPSPRTPKMVSETTHPSKERGSKAVTFVAVSVGSVVGVILVAGILWYFYRQKKGDTPLPQDFQYHAFIIYNHEDRHWMKKQLLPLLEEKHHLTCCIHYKDFIPGKPIRDNMADSVYTSYKVIALFSNNFVKSNCCMYELDVAVNRLVQRRDNSLAIIRIDGADWKHLPAEVRGRCSIDYHYPQERPFWRKRLLKFLNLPEECRIQSTSKEPAEGINNDENHSENLRVELNRLQSTESNASEISFLSLQPNPHQEST; encoded by the exons ATGCGTCTTCACGTTTCGTTCGTGGGCCTAATGATCACTCTTACAGCAGGAGCAGTGGTGTCGAAGCAGTCGGCTTCAAACTCAAGTCATCATTCTTGTGAATGTTTGGGCCGTGTTCGGCGAATTGAGGTCAATGATACG GATTACCCCGCTGTTTCATGTGATGAAGTTTGCTTTGAAGAATATCGTAACG aatgccattcaaaagaaaaaaccgATGCTCGCTTGATTATCACGAAATTAAACGTCACATTTTTTGACAAAGATAATGGTTCAAGTTGGTATGCGTTAGTTCATTGGAATCCCTTAg aGTTTTCAGAACCATGGATTGGATATTGCTTCAACTACAACGCGGGGCTGGATTACACAAATGGtttaaaaactgattttttttcaaag GACACCAGAAGTGCTAATATTACATCTCAGCAATGGTGGAAAGATATTGCAGTCTCAGTTGCG GTTTTCGGCCTCTCCATGTCCGAAAAGAATACTGAAGTAATAACAATGAACGTACATCGTCGGCCTACTCCAA GCCCGCGTACGCCTAAAATGG TTTCAGAAACTACGCATCCTTCCAAGGAAC GAGGTTCCAAAGCTGTTACTTTTGTGGCCGTTTCGGTTGGAAGCGTGGTTGGGGTCATATTAGTTGCTGGTATCCTGTGGTACTTCTATCGCCAGAAAAAAGGCGACACCCCTCTGCCGCAAG aTTTCCAGTATCACGCCTTCATAATATATAACCATGAAGATAGGCATTGGATGAAGAAGCAGCTTCTTCCCTTGCTAGAAGAAAAGCATCATTTAACCTGTTGTATTCACTACAAGGATTTTATCCCCGGAAAACCAATCCGAGACAACATGGCAGATAGTGTTTATACGAGCTACAAAGTCATAGCACTGTTTTCCAACAATTTCGTGAAGAGCAATTGCTGCATGTACGAACTAGACGTGGCCGTGAACCGACTTGTGCAAAGACGAGACAACAGCCTTGCTATCATACGGATCGATGGAGCTGATTGGAAGCACCTTCCCGCAGAAGTGAGGGGCAGATGCAGCATTGACTATCACTACCCTCAAGAAAGACCATTTTGGCGGAAACGACTTTTGAAATTTCTTAATTTGCCAGAAGAATGTAGAATACAAAGCACCTCAAAAGAGCCTGCAGAGGGCATTAACAATGATGAAAACCACTCTGAAAATTTAAGAGTTGAGTTAAACCGACTGCAGAGCACCGAAAGTAATGCTTCCGAGATATCATTTTTGTCCCTGCAGCCCAATCCACATCAAGAATCAACGTGA
- the LOC136919094 gene encoding uncharacterized protein isoform X2, with product MRLHVSFVGLMITLTAGAVVSKQSASNSSHHSCECLGRVRRIEVNDTDYPAVSCDEVCFEEYRNECHSKEKTDARLIITKLNVTFFDKDNGSSWYALVHWNPLEFSEPWIGYCFNYNAGLDYTNGLKTDFFSKDTRSANITSQQWWKDIAVSVAVFGLSMSEKNTEVITMNVHRRPTPSPRTPKMVSETTHPSKERGSKAVTFVAVSVGSVVGVILVAGILWYFYRQKKGDTPLPQGGFPVSRLHNI from the exons ATGCGTCTTCACGTTTCGTTCGTGGGCCTAATGATCACTCTTACAGCAGGAGCAGTGGTGTCGAAGCAGTCGGCTTCAAACTCAAGTCATCATTCTTGTGAATGTTTGGGCCGTGTTCGGCGAATTGAGGTCAATGATACG GATTACCCCGCTGTTTCATGTGATGAAGTTTGCTTTGAAGAATATCGTAACG aatgccattcaaaagaaaaaaccgATGCTCGCTTGATTATCACGAAATTAAACGTCACATTTTTTGACAAAGATAATGGTTCAAGTTGGTATGCGTTAGTTCATTGGAATCCCTTAg aGTTTTCAGAACCATGGATTGGATATTGCTTCAACTACAACGCGGGGCTGGATTACACAAATGGtttaaaaactgattttttttcaaag GACACCAGAAGTGCTAATATTACATCTCAGCAATGGTGGAAAGATATTGCAGTCTCAGTTGCG GTTTTCGGCCTCTCCATGTCCGAAAAGAATACTGAAGTAATAACAATGAACGTACATCGTCGGCCTACTCCAA GCCCGCGTACGCCTAAAATGG TTTCAGAAACTACGCATCCTTCCAAGGAAC GAGGTTCCAAAGCTGTTACTTTTGTGGCCGTTTCGGTTGGAAGCGTGGTTGGGGTCATATTAGTTGCTGGTATCCTGTGGTACTTCTATCGCCAGAAAAAAGGCGACACCCCTCTGCCGCAAGGTGG aTTTCCAGTATCACGCCTTCATAATATATAA
- the LOC136919093 gene encoding toll-like receptor 6 isoform X2 has translation MVNNSALCESKKKTDPSLIRQVRVTFRKDGNASSWNVHWTPIEDYPGTWNGYCLNYVVGKSRPITDPKTSFVLKNMTSVDITSSGDGKFLNVAVFGLSVSANETVDIKMYPFGPTEVAPASHRSIQGLHHYNVAFVPISIGIVFGVILVGCLMWYFSHRKKEYPPLPYDFRYHAFIIYSHQDSRWMRKQLLPLLEEKHHLTCCIHYKDFIPGKPIRDNMTDSVYTSYKVIALFSQNFINSSCCMYELDVAVNRLVQKRDNSLAIIRIDGADWKRLPAELRGRCFIDYHYPQERPFWGKRLLKFLDLPTEIRRQSTSEEHITDNNNDESNCNDEK, from the exons ATGGTTAACAATTCAG CATTATGTGAGAGTAAGAAGAAAACTGATCCCAGCTTGATAAGACAAGTACGCGTGACATTTCGTAAGGACGGTAACGCTTCAAGCTGGAATGTTCATTGGACTCCAATAGAAG ATTATCCTGGGACCTGGAATGGGTATTGCCTTAATTATGTCGTGGGGAAAAGTCGACCAATAACTGATCCCAAGACCTCTTTCGTTTTGAAG AATATGACAAGTGTGGACATAACATCTTCGGGGGATGGAAAGTTTCTGAACGTCGCA GTCTTTGGCCTCTCTGTGTCCGCAAATGAAACAGTAGACATCAAAATGTATCCTTTTGGGCCCACCGAGGTTGCTCCAG cTTCGCACAGGTCCATACAAG GTCTTCATCATTACAACGTTGCTTTCGTGCCCATATCGATTGGAATCGTATTTGGAGTCATTTTGGTTGGTTGTTTAATGTGGTATTTCTCTCATCGCAAAAAGGAATATCCTCCTTTACCGTACG ATTTTCGATACCACGCGTTTATAATATACAGCCATCAAGATAGTCGTTGGATGAGAAAGCAGCTTCTTCCCTTGCTAGAGGAAAAGCATCATTTAACGTGCTGTATTCACTACAAGGATTTTATCCCCGGAAAGCCAATCCGAGACAACATGACGGATAGTGTTTATACAAGCTACAAAGTCATAGCACTCTTTTCCCAAAATTTTATAAACAGCAGCTGCTGCATGTACGAACTAGACGTGGCCGTGAATCGACTTGTGCAAAAACGAGACAACAGCCTTGCTATCATACGAATCGATGGAGCTGATTGGAAGCGCCTTCCCGCAGAATTGAGAGGCAGGTGTTTCATTGATTATCACTATCCTCAGGAAAGACCATTTTGGGGAAAGAGACTTTTGAAATTCCTTGATTTGCCTACAGAAATTAGACGACAAAGCACGTCTGAAGAGCATATCACTGATAATAACAACGACGAAAGCAATTGCAACGATGAAAAGTAG
- the LOC136919093 gene encoding toll-like receptor 6 isoform X1 — protein MFLRVLAVCLMIRVTTEAKEWKRSNSNPSYKCKCKHRALQIKVKVVKSPAFSCDEICLDKRYKDSSWRIPHGYQRIRRENTNEKGSSLIMVNNSALCESKKKTDPSLIRQVRVTFRKDGNASSWNVHWTPIEDYPGTWNGYCLNYVVGKSRPITDPKTSFVLKNMTSVDITSSGDGKFLNVAVFGLSVSANETVDIKMYPFGPTEVAPASHRSIQGLHHYNVAFVPISIGIVFGVILVGCLMWYFSHRKKEYPPLPYDFRYHAFIIYSHQDSRWMRKQLLPLLEEKHHLTCCIHYKDFIPGKPIRDNMTDSVYTSYKVIALFSQNFINSSCCMYELDVAVNRLVQKRDNSLAIIRIDGADWKRLPAELRGRCFIDYHYPQERPFWGKRLLKFLDLPTEIRRQSTSEEHITDNNNDESNCNDEK, from the exons ATGTTCCTTCGCGTGCTAGCAGTGTGTCTAATGATCAGGGTAACGACAGAGGCTAAGGAATGGAAACGATCAAATTCAAACCCAAGTTATAAATGCAAATGTAAGCATCGTGCATTACAGATCAAGGTCAAAGTCGTG AAATCACCCGCCTTTTCATGTGATGAAATTTGTTTGGACAAACGTTATAAAG ATTCTTCATGGAGAATTCCTCATGGCTATCAACGAATTCGTCGTGAAAACACAAACGAAAAAGGCAGTAGCCTTATCATGGTTAACAATTCAG CATTATGTGAGAGTAAGAAGAAAACTGATCCCAGCTTGATAAGACAAGTACGCGTGACATTTCGTAAGGACGGTAACGCTTCAAGCTGGAATGTTCATTGGACTCCAATAGAAG ATTATCCTGGGACCTGGAATGGGTATTGCCTTAATTATGTCGTGGGGAAAAGTCGACCAATAACTGATCCCAAGACCTCTTTCGTTTTGAAG AATATGACAAGTGTGGACATAACATCTTCGGGGGATGGAAAGTTTCTGAACGTCGCA GTCTTTGGCCTCTCTGTGTCCGCAAATGAAACAGTAGACATCAAAATGTATCCTTTTGGGCCCACCGAGGTTGCTCCAG cTTCGCACAGGTCCATACAAG GTCTTCATCATTACAACGTTGCTTTCGTGCCCATATCGATTGGAATCGTATTTGGAGTCATTTTGGTTGGTTGTTTAATGTGGTATTTCTCTCATCGCAAAAAGGAATATCCTCCTTTACCGTACG ATTTTCGATACCACGCGTTTATAATATACAGCCATCAAGATAGTCGTTGGATGAGAAAGCAGCTTCTTCCCTTGCTAGAGGAAAAGCATCATTTAACGTGCTGTATTCACTACAAGGATTTTATCCCCGGAAAGCCAATCCGAGACAACATGACGGATAGTGTTTATACAAGCTACAAAGTCATAGCACTCTTTTCCCAAAATTTTATAAACAGCAGCTGCTGCATGTACGAACTAGACGTGGCCGTGAATCGACTTGTGCAAAAACGAGACAACAGCCTTGCTATCATACGAATCGATGGAGCTGATTGGAAGCGCCTTCCCGCAGAATTGAGAGGCAGGTGTTTCATTGATTATCACTATCCTCAGGAAAGACCATTTTGGGGAAAGAGACTTTTGAAATTCCTTGATTTGCCTACAGAAATTAGACGACAAAGCACGTCTGAAGAGCATATCACTGATAATAACAACGACGAAAGCAATTGCAACGATGAAAAGTAG